From the genome of Glycine max cultivar Williams 82 chromosome 2, Glycine_max_v4.0, whole genome shotgun sequence, one region includes:
- the LOC100527512 gene encoding Probable transmembrane ascorbate ferrireductase 4-like (The RefSeq protein has 2 substitutions compared to this genomic sequence), with product MDTSVSPSLLLSLLFFARVLGLAVAVLVLIWALAFKSSFLTTSLSQQDLIYAVLHPLLMVIGFILLSGEAVLVHRWLPGSRGLKKLVHLWLQGVALASGIFGIWTKFQGKDGIVANFYSLHSWMGLACVSLFGAQWLIGFLDFWHRGEVRSVRIRILPWHVFLGLYTYALAIATAETGLLEKLTFLQTKRNVPKHSTESMVVNSLGLGLALVGGFVILAAVSPKYQTHQSKLWYSETKCLSS from the exons ATGGACACTAGTGTCTCTCCCTCTCTCCTACTTTCTCTCCTCTTCTTTGCAAGAGTCTTAGGGCTTGCAGTGGCAGTGCTTGTCCTCATATGGGCCCTTGCCTTCAAATCCAGCTTCCTCACTACCTCACTCTCCCAACAAGACCTCATCTATGCA GTTCTTCATCCTCTGCTCATGGTCATTGGCTTTATCCTCTTAAGTGGAGAAG CTATTTTGGTGCATAGATGGTTACCTGGATCAAGGGGGTTAAAGAAATTGGTGCATTTGTGGCTTCAAGGGGTGGCTTTAGCTTCTGGGATCTTTGGGATTTGGACAAAATTCCAGGGCAAAGATGGGATTGTGGCAAATTTCTATAGCCTACATTCATGGATGGGTTTGGCTTGTGTATCCCTCTTTGGAGCCCAG TGGTTGATTGGCTTCTTGAACTTTTGGCACCGAGGAGAGGTGCGAAGTGTGAGGATAAGGATCTTACCATGGCATGTATTCCTTGGCCTGTACACTTATGCATTGGCAATAGCAACAGCTGAAACTGGATTATTAGAGAAATTAACATTCTTACAAACTAAAAGAAATGTACCTAAGCACAGCACCGAGTCCATGGTGGTCAATAGTTTAGGGTTGGGTCTTGCCCTCGTTGGTGGCTTTGTTATTTTGGCTGCTGTTTCACCCAAATATCAAACCCATCAAAGCAAACTTTGGTACTCAGAAACAAAGTGTTTATCATCTTAA
- the LOC100527512 gene encoding probable transmembrane ascorbate ferrireductase 4-like isoform X1, translating to MDTSVSPSLLLSLLFFARVLGLAVAVLVLIWALAFKSSFLTTSLSQQDLIYAVLHPLLMVIGFILLSGEAILVHRWLPGSRGLKKLVHLWLQGVALASGIFGIWTKFQGKDGIVANFYSLHSWMGLACVSLFGAQIPSTYFPHKPLSSPLLTLAIAPFPPSSVTLTLRRRHQRHRHMQCVLLNFKIWVRIRKVLNI from the exons ATGGACACTAGTGTCTCTCCCTCTCTCCTACTTTCTCTCCTCTTCTTTGCAAGAGTCTTAGGGCTTGCAGTGGCAGTGCTTGTCCTCATATGGGCCCTTGCCTTCAAATCCAGCTTCCTCACTACCTCACTCTCCCAACAAGACCTCATCTATGCA GTTCTTCATCCTCTGCTCATGGTCATTGGCTTTATCCTCTTAAGTGGAGAAG CTATTTTGGTGCATAGATGGTTACCTGGATCAAGGGGGTTAAAGAAATTGGTGCATTTGTGGCTTCAAGGGGTGGCTTTAGCTTCTGGGATCTTTGGGATTTGGACAAAATTCCAGGGCAAAGATGGGATTGTGGCAAATTTCTATAGCCTACATTCATGGATGGGTTTGGCTTGTGTATCCCTCTTTGGAGCCCAG ATCCCATCGACATATTTTCCGCACAAACCTTTGTCGTCGCCGTTGTTGACTCTAGCTATTGCTCCTTTTCCACCATCCTCCGTCACACTAACTTTGCGTCGTCGCCATCAACGTCACCGACACATGCAATGTGTTCTTTTAAACTTCAAAATTTGGGTACGAATTAGAAAGGTTCTCAATATCTGA